From the genome of Candidatus Hydrogenedentota bacterium:
ACGGGGGATGCGCTGACGATGCCTTTGGCCGTTCGCGTCGGGCTGTACACCACCGCGCCGGTTTTTGCGTCGAGGCATGTGGCTGCGCCTTGGTCGGCAACCATATACAGATGCCTACCGTCACAGACGGGGGTGGGCACATCCGGCCCGCCGGATGCATCCCATGTCCATGCGAGATGGCTGGCCGTGACGTCGCCCGTGCCGCCCCCCCGCAAAGCCAGCAGCGGCCGCCGGCTCGAACAGGCATACACGATGCCGTCAACGGCCACCGGCGAAACGATGATCCGGTTCCTTGTCGAATTGCGGGGATTGAGTCCGGCCGCGCGCCAGACTTCCGCGCCCGTTTCGGGATCATGTCCGGTTACATAGTCGCCTCCCGACACGACGATTTGTGTTTTTCCATCATTGGCAACCAGCGTCGGTGTCGTGTAGGCGTCGTGCGACTCGCCCCGGGCGGTCGTCGGACGTTCGACGCGCCACAGCACTTTTCCCGTAAGGCCCTCGAAAGCCATGACATACGAAGGCGCTGTTGTCGTGTATCCGTGCAGAACCTGCACGAAAAGTTTGCCGTTGTACAACAGGGGAGAGGAACCGTAGCCGAAATTCAGGCCGAACGGCCCATATTCCTTCTGAAGATTGAACTTCCAGACGACATCGCCGTCCATGGTCAAGGCGGCGACCGTGCCGGTGCCCGTCATGACCCAAACATGGGTTCCATCGGTGACCGGCGATGGCGACGACATGTTCTGTTTATGCTGGAGTTGGTTTCCGGAGTCGAGATCGCGGATCCAGAGCGGACGCCCGTCTTCTTGGGCGAGACAGACCAGCAAGAGCCGTGAACCGCCTTCCGACTGCCCCGATTCGGGTTCGGATGGCGACGCCGCGAAAACGCGGTGGCCCCATACGATGGGCGTGCTGCCGCTCCACGACGGGAGATGCGTCTTCCAGACGATATTTTCCGTTTCGCTCCATGTTTCGGGCAGGTTTTGCGCGCGGGACACGCCATTCAGGTCCGGACCGCGCCATTGCGGCCAGTAATCGCGCGCGTTATCGCAGACGGCCACGGAAGACATGGCCCACACGAGCAATATGCAGAAGAGGGGAAGGCCGCTGCAGGCGCGAGTGGTCATGACAGACTGTTCAGCGCTTTTTGCGCGCGTTCGCGGATGCCGCTTTCCGGGCATTTATCGATCACGGCCTTGAGGGCTTCCACTGCGCGCGGCTTGTTTGCGGCATCTTTGCCGAGTTGTCCCGCGACAGCCGTGATGGCGACCGCCGCCTCGTTTCGCACATCGTTATTGTCCAGAAAGGGCGTCAGCACATCAAGCGCCTGCAACGTCGGCACGCCGCCCCAGCCGCCTAACACGATCTTTTGCTCGTCCGGGCGTCGGGCGAGATCCATCGCGT
Proteins encoded in this window:
- a CDS encoding PQQ-like beta-propeller repeat protein produces the protein MTTRACSGLPLFCILLVWAMSSVAVCDNARDYWPQWRGPDLNGVSRAQNLPETWSETENIVWKTHLPSWSGSTPIVWGHRVFAASPSEPESGQSEGGSRLLLVCLAQEDGRPLWIRDLDSGNQLQHKQNMSSPSPVTDGTHVWVMTGTGTVAALTMDGDVVWKFNLQKEYGPFGLNFGYGSSPLLYNGKLFVQVLHGYTTTAPSYVMAFEGLTGKVLWRVERPTTARGESHDAYTTPTLVANDGKTQIVVSGGDYVTGHDPETGAEVWRAAGLNPRNSTRNRIIVSPVAVDGIVYACSSRRPLLALRGGGTGDVTASHLAWTWDASGGPDVPTPVCDGRHLYMVADQGAATCLDAKTGAVVYSPTRTAKGIVSASPVLADGKIYITNEDGVTTVLAAGPEFKILATNALPSEGKTLSSPAVSEGRIYLRTPTHLYCIGKKPGGG